Proteins encoded by one window of Haloarcula pelagica:
- a CDS encoding branched-chain amino acid ABC transporter permease, protein MSIDGIVGFLFIALSVASLYLLVSVGLSIVFGSLKYVNMAHGVLYLGGAYIGLLIASSEQYGGLLSEFGQVGLDWGFVPALVLTPLVIFAVGVVMERFIAKPFYERDLLDQLLVTFGILIAAQELVAIVFGRTGTIYPRPDWLTGAISLPVIGTPPGMSAASTIRVLVVTLTLVLIVAIFAFFKYTDYGLAVRAGTEDSEMTQMLGIRVGRPFLLIFAVGSAYAGLAGVLGGSLFNVTSGIGMEIIIPSLVIVIMGGVGSLRGTVIGALLAGLFFATATELVPSMTRASIYLLAILVLTIRPSGIFPSTEIGQ, encoded by the coding sequence ATGAGCATCGACGGGATCGTCGGATTCCTCTTCATCGCGCTGAGCGTGGCATCGCTGTACCTGTTGGTGTCGGTCGGGCTGTCGATCGTGTTCGGATCGCTGAAGTACGTGAACATGGCACACGGAGTGCTGTATCTCGGAGGTGCGTACATCGGGCTCCTCATCGCTTCGAGCGAGCAGTACGGTGGGTTACTGAGCGAGTTCGGGCAGGTCGGCCTCGACTGGGGGTTCGTCCCGGCGCTGGTGCTGACGCCGCTCGTGATCTTCGCAGTCGGGGTCGTCATGGAGCGGTTCATCGCGAAACCGTTCTACGAGCGGGATCTCCTCGATCAGCTCCTGGTGACGTTCGGTATCCTGATCGCCGCCCAAGAGCTCGTCGCGATCGTCTTCGGTCGGACAGGGACGATCTATCCGCGTCCCGACTGGCTCACGGGTGCGATCTCGCTCCCCGTGATCGGGACGCCGCCCGGGATGAGCGCGGCGTCGACGATCCGTGTGCTGGTCGTCACGCTCACGTTGGTGCTGATCGTGGCGATCTTCGCGTTCTTCAAGTACACTGATTACGGGCTCGCGGTTCGCGCGGGGACCGAGGACTCGGAGATGACACAGATGCTCGGTATCCGTGTCGGCCGGCCGTTCCTGCTGATATTCGCCGTCGGGTCCGCGTACGCCGGGCTCGCCGGCGTCCTCGGCGGGTCGCTGTTCAACGTCACGTCCGGTATCGGCATGGAGATCATCATTCCGTCGCTCGTCATCGTCATCATGGGCGGTGTCGGCAGTCTCAGAGGGACGGTCATTGGGGCACTACTCGCCGGCCTCTTCTTCGCGACGGCGACGGAACTCGTCCCGAGTATGACCCGTGCGAGCATCTACCTGCTCGCGATCCTCGTACTGACGATCAGACCGAGCGGCATCTTCCCCTCGACGGAGATCGGCCAATGA
- a CDS encoding VIT1/CCC1 transporter family protein — MIELLLGDDVESSGRYLAEVIYGANDGIVTTFAVVSGVAGAALNPSIVLVLGAANLFADGFSMGMSNYLSRRSELDYQRSVRANDRDRPSEPTDGKSPRRTAFVTFLAFVVAGWAPLIPYIFELRPTFPLSIAFTAFAFFAVGASRSLVTSRRWYVNGAEMFVVGMAAAVVAYTVGNLLGGVA, encoded by the coding sequence ATGATCGAACTCCTCCTGGGCGACGATGTCGAATCCTCGGGGCGGTACCTCGCCGAAGTGATCTACGGGGCGAACGACGGGATCGTGACGACGTTCGCGGTCGTCTCCGGCGTCGCAGGGGCCGCACTGAACCCCTCTATCGTCCTGGTCCTTGGCGCTGCAAACCTCTTTGCTGACGGGTTCTCGATGGGGATGAGCAACTATCTCAGCCGTCGGTCGGAGCTCGACTACCAACGATCCGTCCGCGCGAACGACCGGGACCGGCCGAGTGAACCGACCGATGGCAAGTCACCGCGCCGAACTGCGTTCGTCACGTTCCTCGCGTTCGTCGTCGCTGGCTGGGCGCCGCTGATCCCGTACATCTTCGAACTACGACCGACGTTTCCACTCTCGATCGCGTTCACCGCGTTCGCGTTCTTCGCTGTCGGGGCGAGCCGAAGTCTCGTGACGAGCCGGCGGTGGTACGTCAACGGGGCGGAGATGTTCGTGGTCGGGATGGCCGCCGCTGTCGTCGCCTACACTGTCGGCAACCTCCTCGGGGGTGTCGCGTGA
- a CDS encoding universal stress protein, translated as MGERVLVPFDGSPLSRSALGRAITRHADDRITALYVIDPMHAVYEAEAEGLPAARAWSDRMRERAEEICADATAEAADHGCEITTAIEIGRPARSILDYADEHDIEHILMGSHGREGVSRLVLGSVAERVVRGAPIPVTIVR; from the coding sequence ATGGGAGAACGCGTTCTCGTCCCGTTCGACGGCTCACCCCTCTCACGGAGCGCGCTCGGGCGAGCCATCACGAGGCACGCGGACGACCGGATCACCGCTCTCTACGTCATCGATCCGATGCACGCCGTGTACGAAGCGGAGGCAGAGGGGCTGCCCGCGGCACGCGCGTGGTCCGACCGGATGCGAGAACGGGCCGAGGAGATCTGTGCCGACGCGACGGCGGAGGCCGCCGACCACGGGTGTGAAATCACGACGGCCATCGAGATCGGACGCCCCGCCCGCAGTATTCTGGACTACGCGGACGAACACGACATCGAGCACATACTCATGGGAAGTCACGGTCGCGAGGGCGTTTCGCGCCTCGTTCTTGGGAGCGTCGCAGAGCGTGTAGTTCGAGGGGCCCCGATACCGGTGACGATCGTTCGATAG
- a CDS encoding GAF domain-containing protein — MRDSPQADDQAIESLHEDHRQELLSSVEQLTGIGVWFHDISTEETVWSRQAKRVHGVDPERRYSFADLVAHYTDADETAVIDRFNRAVAGSDGFTVDATLAGAGTISHSVRMHCTPGRSTDGDPFLYGTVQDITDVKRREQRIEVLRQTSQELRSVSTRQDVAEILADAAKNILGLVNTTIRLSDTNNRRLETVVATEECLERAGDRPDYSVEEETPAARTFRTGEPELHADHEMTEDDHNRGELQSGLYVPIGEHGVLSAGDVVVDAFADHDLEAAGLLAQLGAEAITRIGWVKRSRAV; from the coding sequence ATGCGTGACTCTCCACAGGCCGACGACCAAGCTATCGAATCGTTACACGAGGATCACCGCCAGGAACTGCTGTCCAGCGTCGAGCAACTCACCGGTATCGGCGTCTGGTTCCACGATATCTCGACCGAGGAGACGGTGTGGAGTCGCCAGGCCAAGCGAGTCCACGGCGTCGACCCGGAACGGCGGTACTCGTTCGCTGACCTCGTCGCTCACTATACGGACGCCGACGAGACAGCGGTTATCGACCGATTCAATCGAGCGGTCGCCGGTTCGGACGGGTTCACGGTCGACGCGACGCTCGCCGGAGCGGGGACGATCAGTCACTCGGTCCGTATGCACTGTACCCCAGGGCGCTCGACGGACGGAGACCCCTTCTTGTACGGAACTGTCCAGGACATCACGGACGTAAAACGCAGGGAGCAACGCATCGAGGTGCTTCGACAGACGAGCCAGGAACTCCGCTCCGTCAGCACGAGACAGGACGTTGCGGAGATCCTCGCGGACGCCGCGAAGAACATCCTCGGGCTGGTCAACACCACCATCCGCCTGAGCGACACCAACAACAGGCGGTTGGAGACGGTCGTCGCGACCGAGGAGTGTCTCGAACGGGCCGGTGATCGTCCCGACTACTCCGTCGAGGAGGAGACGCCGGCGGCACGGACGTTCCGGACGGGCGAACCCGAACTCCACGCCGACCACGAGATGACCGAGGACGACCACAACCGCGGCGAACTCCAGTCGGGGCTGTACGTCCCGATCGGCGAACACGGCGTCCTCAGTGCCGGTGATGTCGTGGTCGACGCCTTCGCCGACCACGACCTCGAAGCCGCTGGACTCCTCGCTCAGCTCGGCGCGGAGGCGATCACACGTATCGGCTGGGTGAAGCGGTCGCGAGCGGTCTGA
- a CDS encoding IclR family transcriptional regulator, translated as MIQDINGRTLKTTEQSLRILSLILEHDGLTLAELDEMVDSPKSSVLSHLNTLLESRYLVKEEGRYFVSFRVALLGEKARYRYPDEGHVKTVIDELAETTGEEANFTVFEHGRLLMFYGTSGHAATSETDFDYRSEYYLHDTAAGKAILSELDTERVERILDTWGLPRESEATITDRDALFDALEATADRGYGVVDEEFAPGLVAIGAPVHAADGTILGGISVGGPKYRVDSVRVDHELAEHLLDAVGSLESALQSKRE; from the coding sequence ATGATTCAGGACATCAACGGTCGAACACTCAAGACGACTGAGCAATCACTGCGGATTCTGTCGCTGATTCTCGAACACGACGGCCTCACGCTCGCAGAGCTCGACGAGATGGTCGACAGTCCGAAGAGTTCGGTCCTCAGTCACCTCAACACGCTCTTGGAAAGCCGCTATCTGGTCAAGGAGGAGGGAAGATACTTCGTGAGTTTCAGAGTGGCGCTGCTGGGTGAGAAGGCCCGATACCGGTACCCAGACGAGGGGCACGTCAAAACAGTCATCGACGAGTTGGCGGAGACGACCGGGGAGGAGGCGAACTTCACGGTCTTCGAACACGGTCGGCTCCTGATGTTCTACGGCACATCCGGTCACGCGGCGACCAGTGAGACCGACTTCGACTACCGCTCTGAGTACTATCTCCACGATACGGCGGCCGGAAAGGCCATCCTGTCGGAGCTCGACACCGAGAGAGTCGAACGAATCCTCGATACGTGGGGGCTGCCCCGGGAGTCCGAGGCGACGATCACGGACCGGGACGCGCTGTTCGACGCTCTCGAAGCGACTGCCGACCGCGGTTACGGGGTCGTCGACGAGGAGTTCGCGCCCGGACTCGTCGCCATCGGAGCGCCGGTCCACGCAGCCGATGGGACCATCCTGGGTGGTATCAGTGTCGGCGGGCCGAAGTACCGGGTCGACAGCGTCCGCGTCGACCACGAACTGGCGGAGCATCTGCTCGACGCCGTGGGATCGCTGGAGTCGGCCCTCCAGTCGAAGCGCGAGTAG
- a CDS encoding AEC family transporter: MSLTTAFTGAVGPILAISAVGYLLTRTTDVDVTSLNTVGLYVLVPVLAFHSIATTELGGAAVLKLGVGVVAYALVMIGVAWVAGRLTGESGPLLGALMLAAAIPNSGFIGIPLSEFAFGAVGRTTAVLYLTIQNLLVYTLGVYIASRGTDRSALGAAKEIFKLPLVYAVVAAVLVRAWGAVPATNTAVMDTLALVGDSSIPIMLLILGVQLADTDVSAVSRTITPSVLKLGVAPVVGVGIAFALDFADPTVARVFILECATPAAVIPLALTIEYADGSVVDGLTAPEYLSTTIFVTTVAGIAVLTVLVALLQSGSVL; the protein is encoded by the coding sequence ATGTCGCTGACCACTGCCTTCACCGGTGCTGTCGGTCCGATCCTCGCGATTTCGGCCGTGGGCTATCTGCTGACGCGGACGACCGATGTCGACGTTACGTCGCTGAACACGGTCGGGCTTTACGTGCTGGTCCCGGTGCTCGCGTTCCACAGCATCGCGACGACCGAACTGGGTGGCGCTGCCGTCCTCAAACTCGGCGTCGGCGTCGTCGCGTACGCGCTGGTCATGATCGGCGTCGCCTGGGTCGCCGGCCGACTGACGGGTGAGTCGGGACCGCTGCTGGGCGCGCTGATGCTCGCTGCGGCCATCCCCAACTCCGGGTTCATCGGCATTCCGCTCTCGGAGTTCGCGTTCGGTGCCGTCGGTCGGACCACTGCGGTCCTCTATCTCACGATCCAGAACCTGCTCGTGTACACGCTCGGCGTGTACATCGCGTCCCGAGGGACAGACAGGAGTGCCCTGGGTGCTGCCAAGGAGATATTCAAACTGCCGCTGGTGTACGCCGTCGTCGCGGCGGTCCTCGTGCGCGCCTGGGGAGCGGTGCCGGCGACGAACACCGCCGTCATGGACACGTTGGCTCTCGTCGGCGACTCCTCGATACCGATCATGCTCCTGATACTGGGGGTCCAGTTGGCAGACACCGACGTGTCTGCGGTATCCCGGACGATTACTCCGTCAGTGTTGAAACTCGGGGTCGCCCCAGTGGTCGGGGTCGGCATCGCGTTCGCGCTGGACTTTGCGGACCCCACCGTCGCCCGCGTGTTCATCCTGGAGTGTGCCACCCCTGCGGCCGTCATCCCCCTCGCGCTGACCATCGAATACGCCGACGGCAGCGTCGTGGACGGGCTCACGGCCCCAGAGTACCTGAGCACCACTATCTTCGTGACGACTGTCGCGGGGATCGCGGTCCTGACCGTTCTGGTCGCGCTTCTCCAGTCCGGGAGCGTCCTCTGA
- a CDS encoding LURP-one-related/scramblase family protein, producing the protein MRERLVTFGKDFVIETAAGEPAFRVDGKALRLRNTIQITDQAGQTRYRVQQRVLRLKDTMVIERDGKRVATIQKALVTPLRDRFDIDVVGEPPLQVRGNIVDHEYSISRRGTPVATVSKRWFRIRDTYGVEVMPGEDDAFLLAVAAAIDTI; encoded by the coding sequence ATGCGGGAGCGACTCGTCACGTTCGGGAAGGACTTCGTCATCGAGACGGCGGCGGGCGAACCGGCGTTCCGGGTCGACGGCAAAGCGCTCAGGCTGCGCAACACCATCCAGATCACCGACCAGGCGGGACAGACCAGGTACCGAGTCCAGCAGCGTGTCCTCCGGCTCAAGGACACGATGGTGATCGAGCGGGACGGGAAACGGGTCGCGACGATCCAGAAGGCGCTCGTGACACCGCTCCGAGACCGCTTCGATATCGACGTTGTCGGGGAACCGCCGTTACAGGTCCGGGGCAACATCGTCGATCACGAGTACTCGATCAGCCGCCGAGGGACGCCGGTCGCCACCGTCTCGAAACGGTGGTTCCGGATCCGGGACACTTACGGCGTCGAGGTGATGCCGGGCGAGGACGACGCCTTTCTCCTCGCGGTCGCGGCCGCTATCGACACGATCTGA
- a CDS encoding ABC transporter ATP-binding protein, with protein MSLLELDGIHAYYGPSHILRGVSLGIDEGEIVTLLGRNGAGKTTTVRSIAGTEPPEVRSGTIRFDGSDITDWPADDVAMGGIGVVPEGRRLFTELTVEENLQLSKITRGWWNTVRRGGLGGGESTMSIGELYDLFPRLDERREQQAGTLSGGEQQMLSIARTLRLPDLDLLLLDEPTEGLAPQIVQTVGDSIDQIADQGLTVLLIEQNVREALRIADRGYVLDQGDIVYEGTVDELEQEDLDEYLVV; from the coding sequence ATGAGCCTCCTCGAACTGGACGGGATCCACGCCTACTACGGCCCGAGCCACATCCTGCGTGGCGTCTCGCTCGGCATCGACGAGGGCGAAATCGTCACGCTGCTGGGGCGAAATGGGGCCGGAAAGACGACCACGGTCCGGAGTATCGCGGGCACCGAGCCGCCGGAAGTCCGGTCCGGGACGATCCGGTTCGACGGCTCGGACATCACGGACTGGCCGGCCGACGACGTGGCGATGGGCGGTATCGGTGTCGTGCCCGAGGGGCGTCGGCTCTTCACCGAACTGACCGTCGAGGAGAACCTCCAGCTGTCGAAGATCACTCGCGGGTGGTGGAACACCGTTCGACGGGGCGGACTCGGCGGCGGCGAGAGCACGATGTCGATCGGTGAACTGTACGACCTGTTCCCGCGGCTCGACGAGCGCCGCGAGCAGCAGGCCGGCACGCTCTCGGGCGGCGAGCAGCAGATGCTCTCGATCGCCCGGACGCTCCGGTTGCCGGACCTGGATCTCCTGTTGCTGGACGAGCCGACGGAGGGGCTGGCACCACAGATCGTCCAGACGGTCGGCGACTCGATCGATCAGATCGCCGACCAGGGGCTGACGGTGTTGCTCATCGAGCAGAACGTCCGGGAGGCGCTCCGTATCGCCGACCGCGGCTACGTCCTCGACCAGGGCGACATCGTCTACGAAGGCACCGTCGACGAACTCGAACAGGAAGACCTCGACGAGTACCTCGTGGTCTGA
- a CDS encoding ABC transporter ATP-binding protein, which yields MALLETRGLTKRFGGLTALDGVDIAVEEGELVSLIGPNGAGKSTLINTITGRLEPTEGDVHYAGTDLVGMEPFEIAQLGVGRSFQTASILPELTVRENIQVASFAAEHGSFRVNFLRRRDSFEDVQARTNDILETIELDSKAGVEAGSLPYGDKRRLEVAIGLATDPDLLFMDEPTAGMSPTETEMTVNLIDDLLEEWGMTVFLVEHDMDIVFDISDRIFTLHQGELIAKGTPAEIREHPAVREAYLGGEE from the coding sequence ATGGCGCTGCTCGAAACCAGGGGACTGACCAAACGGTTCGGCGGGCTCACGGCACTCGACGGCGTCGACATCGCCGTCGAGGAGGGTGAACTGGTCTCGCTGATCGGTCCCAACGGCGCCGGCAAGTCGACACTGATCAACACGATAACCGGGCGGCTGGAACCGACCGAGGGCGACGTTCACTACGCGGGGACGGACCTCGTCGGGATGGAGCCGTTCGAGATCGCCCAACTCGGCGTCGGGCGGTCGTTCCAGACCGCGTCGATCCTCCCGGAACTCACGGTCCGGGAGAACATCCAGGTCGCGTCGTTCGCCGCGGAACACGGCTCGTTCAGGGTCAACTTCCTCCGCCGTCGGGACTCGTTCGAGGACGTGCAGGCGCGGACGAACGACATCCTGGAGACCATCGAACTCGACTCGAAGGCAGGTGTGGAGGCCGGATCGCTGCCCTACGGCGACAAACGGCGGCTCGAAGTCGCCATCGGGCTCGCGACCGATCCGGACCTCCTGTTCATGGACGAACCGACCGCGGGGATGTCTCCAACGGAGACCGAGATGACGGTGAACCTCATCGACGATCTGCTGGAAGAGTGGGGGATGACTGTCTTCCTCGTCGAGCACGACATGGACATCGTCTTCGATATCTCGGACCGCATCTTCACGCTCCACCAGGGCGAACTGATCGCGAAGGGAACGCCCGCGGAGATCAGAGAGCACCCGGCCGTTCGAGAGGCCTACCTCGGAGGTGAAGAATGA
- a CDS encoding metallophosphoesterase, producing MTGPIAVAGDVHLGAENADAEAFNGFLDSLLSEHEAVTELVLLGDVWDMIRRDPFGVAWESADTIDRLQTIAESIPVRLLLGNHDTYLGGLDDSRYDVAFLDDYVLEQAETTIRFVHGNAFDRLQFDALSERLSGPGDRGDIDPTSGRKDPLVATLREAVKRGHRGLRALPLVGTFAGVDAGRYSRRQRRAHAFLDSIAEHKLVYGHTHSPYVHHDNVAANPGSWKSTAPVHNTYLLVEDGVLELYRYRDSGADERLG from the coding sequence GTGACGGGACCGATCGCCGTCGCGGGGGATGTCCACCTGGGGGCCGAGAACGCGGACGCCGAGGCGTTCAACGGATTCCTCGACAGCCTCCTGTCCGAACACGAGGCCGTGACGGAGCTGGTGCTCCTGGGTGATGTCTGGGACATGATCCGGCGCGACCCGTTCGGCGTCGCCTGGGAGTCGGCCGACACTATCGATCGACTCCAGACCATCGCCGAGTCCATCCCCGTGCGTCTCCTGCTCGGGAACCACGACACGTACCTCGGCGGCCTCGACGACTCGCGGTACGATGTCGCGTTTCTCGACGACTACGTCCTCGAACAGGCCGAGACGACCATCCGGTTCGTCCACGGGAACGCGTTCGACCGCCTCCAGTTCGACGCGCTCTCCGAGCGCCTGTCCGGCCCCGGCGACCGCGGCGACATCGATCCGACGAGCGGGCGCAAAGACCCCCTCGTCGCGACACTCAGAGAAGCGGTCAAGCGCGGGCACCGGGGGCTCCGAGCGCTCCCGCTCGTCGGCACCTTCGCCGGCGTCGACGCGGGCCGCTACTCACGCCGGCAGCGCCGGGCACACGCGTTTCTCGACTCGATCGCGGAACACAAGCTCGTCTACGGGCACACCCACAGTCCGTACGTCCACCACGACAACGTCGCCGCGAATCCCGGGTCCTGGAAGTCGACTGCACCGGTCCACAACACGTACCTCCTGGTCGAAGACGGTGTCCTCGAACTCTACCGATACCGTGATTCGGGCGCGGACGAACGCCTCGGCTGA
- a CDS encoding substrate-binding protein: MTERADQTDQSRRKYLKTVGAAGALVGLAGCGGDGGSGGGSGGGSSGDSGGGSGGGENEYAAIGNFPPEGNTVSIGFNGPTSGALGPDGQDQEKGFDLAVKHLNDGGGLVDYWDRLEGGGILGSQVEPTKADTAGSADTAQDNIDRMIQRDNIQFWTGGMSSTVTMAMQNVAQREKVPFMGGNSTSAGISGENCSRYYFHPTFHAEIIGMAMGEAAPSVLGEDRSLFHIYMDYSYGQSNRDAARKYLTEQGPWEDAGGAAIAEGETDHSSQIQALEDSGADTLYFSSFGNFAASGLAQLRDAGLTDDIDVIIPHVSAFTLDPLGADAEGVLGMEPWNPNADNEASQVFVESYQQEYDETPNQSSLHTYESMMVYAAAVEEAGTFHPPTVVRTLEEFEWSLAWGDSTYRECDHQVERPWYLVQGVGDDRAEELGIRTEIVETTDPLVYECDSFPASNCAMSENAYGDE; this comes from the coding sequence ATGACTGAACGCGCAGACCAGACAGACCAGTCCAGGCGAAAGTATCTCAAAACGGTCGGAGCCGCCGGCGCCCTCGTCGGCCTCGCAGGGTGTGGCGGGGACGGCGGCAGTGGTGGCGGTAGCGGTGGTGGCAGCAGCGGTGACAGCGGCGGCGGCAGCGGTGGTGGCGAAAACGAGTATGCTGCCATCGGGAACTTCCCGCCGGAAGGTAACACGGTGTCGATCGGGTTCAACGGGCCGACTTCGGGTGCACTGGGTCCAGACGGGCAGGACCAGGAGAAAGGGTTCGACCTCGCGGTCAAGCATCTCAACGACGGCGGCGGTCTCGTCGATTACTGGGATCGGTTGGAGGGCGGCGGAATACTGGGATCCCAGGTCGAGCCGACCAAAGCCGACACCGCGGGAAGCGCCGATACCGCGCAGGACAACATCGACCGGATGATCCAGCGCGACAACATCCAGTTCTGGACCGGTGGCATGTCAAGCACGGTGACCATGGCGATGCAGAACGTCGCCCAGCGCGAGAAAGTGCCGTTCATGGGTGGGAACTCCACCTCGGCGGGTATCTCCGGGGAGAACTGTTCGCGGTACTACTTCCACCCGACGTTCCACGCCGAGATCATCGGGATGGCGATGGGCGAGGCCGCCCCCTCCGTCCTCGGGGAGGACCGGTCGCTGTTCCACATCTACATGGACTACTCCTACGGGCAGTCCAACCGCGACGCCGCCCGCAAGTACCTCACCGAACAGGGTCCGTGGGAGGACGCTGGCGGCGCCGCCATCGCAGAGGGAGAAACCGACCACAGTTCCCAGATTCAGGCGCTGGAAGACTCCGGCGCCGACACGCTGTACTTCTCCAGTTTCGGCAACTTCGCGGCCAGCGGGCTCGCACAACTGCGCGACGCCGGACTGACCGACGACATCGATGTCATCATCCCCCACGTCAGCGCGTTCACCCTGGACCCCCTCGGCGCGGACGCCGAAGGGGTCCTCGGCATGGAGCCGTGGAACCCCAACGCGGACAACGAGGCCAGTCAGGTCTTCGTCGAGTCCTACCAGCAGGAGTACGACGAGACGCCCAACCAGAGTTCGTTGCACACCTACGAGTCGATGATGGTGTACGCGGCCGCCGTCGAGGAGGCCGGGACGTTCCATCCGCCGACGGTCGTCAGGACTCTCGAAGAGTTCGAGTGGAGCCTCGCCTGGGGCGATTCGACCTACCGCGAGTGTGACCACCAGGTCGAGCGACCGTGGTACCTCGTGCAGGGTGTCGGCGACGACCGGGCCGAGGAACTCGGGATCCGCACCGAGATCGTCGAGACGACGGACCCGCTCGTCTACGAGTGTGACTCGTTCCCGGCGTCGAACTGCGCGATGAGCGAGAACGCCTACGGGGACGAGTAA
- a CDS encoding branched-chain amino acid ABC transporter permease has product MSTDTIHESTDGESSLISWETWDGIKHTEWFVSLSAVLFVLLFSYAFGRAPVVSDLLRGYHGLAITVLIWSIFALGFNLLLGQTGLLSFGHAMFFGTASYASALFAIHVYNDPLVVILVGMLAAIVLGVIAALLLLRLHTVYFSIVALAIAQFLYFLAREPLVEITKGINGLDVPRVPLLGLVDLEHEYGGLLGMLVVNNLYLFVGVFFVAVVAFITRVRKSPYGLIFKAIRENETRTAFVGLNVWRYKFAAFMLSAAIVGLAGGLMAVNTQFAGVERLYWSVSGDIVVMAVLGGLGTIAGPVIGTFVFFYFKGIVNGFPTLGNYWLLLLALSFTTVVWVYPDGIWGMITDFTAALRDPKALLAKTKRRLAGLSPLGDSTGGDR; this is encoded by the coding sequence ATGAGCACGGACACCATCCACGAGAGCACGGACGGTGAGTCGTCGTTGATCAGCTGGGAAACGTGGGACGGGATCAAACACACCGAGTGGTTCGTCTCCCTGTCGGCGGTGCTTTTCGTCCTCCTGTTCTCGTACGCCTTCGGCCGCGCGCCAGTCGTCTCGGACCTTCTGCGTGGGTACCACGGACTCGCGATAACGGTCCTCATCTGGTCGATCTTCGCGCTCGGGTTCAACCTCCTCCTGGGCCAGACCGGCCTGCTCTCCTTTGGTCACGCGATGTTCTTCGGGACGGCGAGTTACGCATCGGCGCTGTTCGCGATCCACGTGTACAACGATCCGCTCGTCGTCATCCTGGTCGGCATGCTGGCCGCGATCGTCCTCGGCGTGATCGCTGCGCTGCTCCTCCTGCGGCTGCACACGGTGTACTTCTCGATCGTCGCGCTCGCTATCGCACAGTTCCTGTACTTCCTCGCACGGGAGCCACTGGTCGAGATCACCAAAGGGATCAACGGGCTGGACGTGCCACGGGTCCCGCTGCTTGGTCTCGTCGACCTCGAACACGAGTACGGCGGCCTCCTTGGAATGCTCGTCGTGAACAACCTGTACCTCTTCGTCGGCGTCTTCTTCGTCGCCGTCGTCGCGTTCATTACACGGGTCCGGAAGTCCCCGTACGGACTGATCTTCAAGGCGATCCGCGAGAACGAGACGCGCACCGCCTTCGTTGGGCTCAACGTCTGGCGCTACAAGTTCGCGGCGTTCATGCTCTCGGCGGCGATCGTTGGACTCGCCGGAGGGCTGATGGCCGTCAACACGCAGTTCGCCGGCGTCGAGCGGCTCTACTGGTCCGTCAGCGGCGACATCGTCGTGATGGCTGTCCTCGGCGGACTGGGCACGATCGCCGGACCGGTCATCGGGACGTTCGTGTTCTTCTACTTCAAGGGGATCGTCAACGGCTTCCCCACGCTCGGGAACTACTGGCTGCTCCTGCTGGCGCTCTCGTTCACGACCGTCGTGTGGGTCTATCCCGACGGGATCTGGGGGATGATCACGGACTTCACCGCAGCACTCCGTGACCCGAAGGCGCTACTGGCGAAGACGAAACGGCGACTCGCCGGACTGAGTCCGCTCGGCGACTCCACGGGAGGTGACCGCTGA
- a CDS encoding HdeD family acid-resistance protein, whose product MSTDPPSTTATRPAERQRDSRYLVGAGLVIAVLGIVAILAPLVTGLGLSLAFGTLLVVGGLAHVAHAFRARGWVGSFWQVLLAIVYTLAGVALLANPVFGLTTLTALLIVYLAVSGLFELVIGVKMRPDSQWGGFIVSGVVTMALAGLLWAGFPSNADWAVGLLFGISLLTTGLALVSAGYFGRDASAAESGETAERSPRSG is encoded by the coding sequence ATGAGCACAGATCCACCGTCGACGACAGCGACCCGTCCGGCCGAACGACAGCGCGATTCACGATACCTCGTCGGTGCCGGACTCGTAATCGCAGTCCTTGGCATCGTCGCGATACTGGCCCCGCTCGTCACCGGACTCGGGCTCTCGCTCGCCTTCGGGACGCTGCTCGTCGTGGGCGGACTCGCCCACGTCGCACACGCGTTCAGGGCGCGTGGCTGGGTGGGGTCGTTCTGGCAGGTACTGCTGGCGATCGTCTACACGCTAGCGGGGGTTGCGCTGCTGGCGAACCCCGTTTTCGGACTGACGACGCTGACCGCACTCCTCATCGTGTACCTCGCCGTTTCGGGCCTCTTCGAACTGGTGATCGGGGTGAAGATGCGCCCGGACTCCCAGTGGGGCGGGTTCATCGTCAGCGGCGTCGTCACGATGGCCCTGGCGGGGCTGCTCTGGGCCGGGTTCCCCAGCAACGCCGATTGGGCGGTTGGTCTCCTGTTCGGGATCAGCCTCCTGACGACCGGGCTCGCGCTCGTCTCCGCCGGGTACTTCGGTCGAGACGCTTCAGCGGCGGAGAGCGGAGAGACAGCCGAACGCAGCCCACGGAGCGGCTAA